The following are encoded in a window of Peromyscus leucopus breed LL Stock chromosome X, UCI_PerLeu_2.1, whole genome shotgun sequence genomic DNA:
- the Rtl9 gene encoding retrotransposon Gag-like protein 9: MADMSIPLHSLRFNNMMREENGDPQNRGAAFSRPMAETRAEVQLLHSQLQLPVVSTSASDPGGTSTQLMTSAAFDSLSTTPVMGAPQAGTLSPQLMSASDSGTLSPLLMTASDSGTLSPLLMPVSDSGALSPLLMPASDSGTLSPLLSTSDYGLMSPGMMSIPDFGTMSAALMAAPDSAEISPLAMPVPSSGMISAPVMSTSSSEASLMLGSDPGEISPLLIPDMNPGVVSTPPMTAPGSEAMSPLQITDEDTEAMSKVLMTALASGEISSLLMSGTDSEVISSLIMSALASGETSTQPTDPQDSEGIPTVLMSGSDSGVMSSLPMPVSGPGTMSTPLLSIPDTGEITTLPKPAPDAEAMSPLLMPALTSTVMPTQLMSASASGVMSPDITQNIDSEIMAAPSIGVPATELMSTFPVRASDTGAMPMQLMRVPASGNMSTSQKTVPGSGLMPTSLMAATSPGAMFTEQMSTTASGMMSTHFTMAKTPGAMPTGFMKATANGAVSAQRIRGSASGVMSTQPVIATASEIMSVSQSTVPTCGSMSTQKIRAPVTGPMSTSQIRTTASGLTSIPQMRATASGAMSTPLMTAKTSGSTSTLLMRDTASGVISTPQMRAPGSGALSKPLMTSKASGMFMQQMTTAASGAMPTSLMKDTASGVLSMPQMTDLASGGMSTPLTRATASGAMSISQITTTTSGGMSMPLTRVPGLGATSISLTRATASEKMPSQPINIQDSGEVSTPLMRPIALGGMQMRSQDSGTMSTPLMRASDSSEMSTLLPKASSCGESPLLLMRPPASGELAPSPRAPLYGTISAPHMTATASSMMSMTPMTVSVPVSESTPLPRPTDSGVMSVPLMRTPASRAKSIPQMMATTCGDMCPLPVRAPATAGISPLPVRAPASSTVSTTLRRPSGGAVATELERAPGPGIMSTTQLAAMTSGEMSKPLMRASASGPMPMPLMSPMTSGEMSMPQMKTMPSGTMSTLQTKAVSSRATSLPQPTNIAPGGMANPPLRTPASGAVSTPLMRASASGMMSMPPLRATASGGITMPQMTALTSGEMSTPLMKTPAPGTMSTPQTGFGMTPTLNIKATDPGEASTSHFRVTAPGSKSTPHVTGTNPEMKKPPPKEVPSFGMLTPALCYLLEEQEAARGSSSVEEDAEEIDEEKQMKGFLNDSEKMAFLVSLHLGAAERWSILQMEVGNPLSSEDKSFLRRSQGLYDSLSEIDILSAVLCHPKQGQKSVRQYATDFLLLARHLSWSDAILRTRFLEGLSEAVTTKMGRIFLKVAGSLKELIDRSLYTECQLAEEKDSSSGNSSHVVPTACKRNNEEAMENELGSQQQTEEHQHVPKRCYYLKEHGDPQESLHDHLRQSAQKASTNK; encoded by the exons ATGGCAGACATGTCAATACCGTTACATTCATTACGATTCAACAACATGATGAGGGAGGAAAATGGCGACCCCCAAAACAGGGGAGCAGCTTTCTCTAGACCAATGGCAGAGACCAGAGCAGAGGTTCAGCTCCTGCATTCTCAATTGCAGTTGCCTGTCGTCTCAACTTCAGCCTCGGATCCTGGAGGGACATCTACACAGCTGATGACCTCCGCAGCCTTTGACAGTCTGTCCACTACACCTGTCATGGGAGCACCACAGGCTGGGACACTGTCCCCACAGCTGATGTCAGCCTCAGACTCCGGGACACTGTCTCCACTGCTAATGACAGCCTCAGATTCGGGAACACTGTCCCCACTTCTAATGCCAGTCTCAGACTCTGGGGCACTGTCCCCACTGTTAATGCCGGCCTCCGATTCTGGGACACTGTCCCCATTGTTGTCTACTTCAGACTATGGGTTAATGTCTCCAGGGATGATGTCAATTCCTGACTTTGGGACCATGTCTGCGGCACTGATGGCAGCACCAGATTCTGCAGAGATCTCACCCCTGGCAATGCCAGTTCCGTCGTCTGGAATGATATCTGCGCCTGTAATGAGTACTTCATCCTCTGAGGCATCATTAATGCTAGGATCAGATCCTGGTGAGATATCCCCACTCCTGATTCCAGACATGAACCCTGGAGTGGTGTCCACACCACCAATGACAGCTCCAGGCTCTGAAGCAATGTCCCCATTGCAAATTACAGATGAGGACACCGAGGCAATGTCCAAAGTGCTAATGACTGCTCTAGCTTCTGGAGAGATATCATCACTGCTCATGTCAGGCACAGACTCTGAAGTGATATCCTCTCTGATAATGTCAGCCCTAGCTTCTGGAGAGACATCAACTCAGCCAACAGACCCTCAAGACTCCGAAGGAATTCCCACTGTGCTCATGTCAGGCTCAGACTCTGGAGTCATGTCTTCACTGCCTATGCCAGTTTCTGGCCCTGGAACAATGTCCACACCTCTGCTGTCAATCCCAGATACTGGCGAAATAACCACATTACCAAAGCCGGCCCCAGATGCGGAGGCAATGTCCCCACTGCTAATGCCTgccctcacctccacagtgatgcCCACTCAGCTGATGTCAGCATCTGCTTCTGGAGTGATGTCCCCAGATATAACACAAAATATCGACTCTGAGATCATGGCTGCTCCATCAATAGGAGTCCCAGCCACTGAATTGATGTCTACATTTCCCGTGAGAGCTTCTGATACAGGGGCAATGCCCATGCAGCTAATGAGAGTCCCTGCCTCAGGAAATATGTCCACCTCACAAAAGACAGTTCCAGGCTCTGGATTAATGCCCACTTCACTGATGGCTGCCACAAGCCCTGGAGCAATGTTCACAGAACAAATGTCAACCACAGCCTCTGGTATGATGTCTACACATTTTACAATGGCCAAAACACCTGGAGCAATGCCCACAGGCTTTATGAAGGCCACAGCAAATGGAGCAGTTTCTGCCCAGCGAATAAGAGGCTCAGCTTCTGGTGTGATGTCCACCCAGCCAGTTATAGCTACAGCCTCTGAAATAATGTCTGTGTCACAATCAACAGTTCCAACCTGTGGGTCAATGTCCACACAGAAAATTCGAGCTCCTGTCACTGGACCAATGTCCACATCTCAAATAAGAACCACAGCCTCAGGACTGACATCTATACCACAAATGAGAGCCACAGCCTCTGGAGCAATGTCTACCCCACTAATGACAGCCAAAACCTCTGGATCAACATCCACGCTGTTAATGAGAGACACAGCCTCAGGAGTGATATCCACGCCACAGATGAGAGCTCCAGGCTCTGGAGCATTGTCCAAGCCACTAATGACATCCAAAGCTTCTGGAATGTTCATGCAGCAAATGACAACTGCAGCTTCTGGAGCAATGCCCACATCACTAATGAAAGACACAGCTTCTGGAGTTCTGTCCATGCCACAGATGACAGATCTAGCCTCAGGAGGCATGTCCACACCACTAACAAGAGCCACAGCTTCTGGAGCAATGTCTATATCACAGATAACAACCACCACCTCTGGAGGCATGTCCATGCCTCTAACAAGAGTCCCAGGTCTTGGAGCAACATCCATATCACTAACGAGAGCCACAGCCTCTGAGAAGATGCCTAGTCAGCCAATAAACATTCAAGACTCTGGAGAGGTGTCCACACCACTCATGAGACCCATTGCTTTGGGAGGGATGCAGATGAGATCCCAGGACTCTGGAACAATGTCTACACCCCTCATGAGAGCCTCAGACTCATCAGAGATGTCTACACTGCTCCCAAAAGCCTCATCCTGTGGAGAGAGCCCTCTGCTACTAATGAGACCTCCAGCTTCTGGAGAGTTAGCTCCTTCTCCAAGAGCCCCACTTTATGGGACAATATCTGCTCCACACATGACAGCTACAGCCTCAAGTATGATGTCCATGACACCTATGACGGTTTCAGTCCCTGTATCAGAGTCCACCCCACTCCCAAGACCCACAGATTCTGGAGTGATGTCTGTGCCACTGATGAGAACCCCAGCTTCTAGAGCAAAGTCCATACCTCAAATGATGGCCACAACTTGTGGAGACATGTGCCCACTTCCAGTTCGCGCTCCAGCCACTGCAGGGATATCTCCACTGCCAGTCAGAGCACCAGCCTCTTCGACCGTATCTACAACACTTAGGAGACCCTCTGGTGGAGCTGTGGCCACAGAGTTAGAGAGAGCTCCAGGCCCTGGAATTATGTCCACTACACAATTGGCAGCTATGACATCTGGAGAGATGTCCAAGCCACTAATGAGGGCTTCAGCCTCTGGACCCATGCCCATGCCTTTGATGTCACCCATGACTTCTGGAGAGATGTCTATGCCACAAATGAAAACCATGCCTTCTGGGACAATGTCAACTCTACAAACCAAAGCTGTGAGCTCTAGAGCTACATCCCTGCCACAGCCAACAAATATAGCTCCTGGGGGAATGGCTAACCCCCCACTGAGAACCCCAGCCTCTGGAGCAGTATCTACACCTCTTATGAGAGCCTCAGCTTCAGGAATGATGTCCATGCCACCACTGAGGGCCACAGCCTCAGGAGGGATAACAATGCCACAAATGACAGCTCTGACCTCTGGAGAGATGTCTACACCACTAATGAAGACCCCAGCACCTGGAACAATGTCCACACCACAAACAGGCTTTGGAATGACACCCACTCTGAATATCAAAGCCACAGACCCGGGAGAGGCATCAACCTCTCACTTCAGAGTCACAGCCCCTGGATCAAAGAGCACACCACACGTGACCGGCACAAATCCGGAAATGAAGAAGCCACCACCAAAAGAAGTGCCATCCTTTGGTATGCTGACCCCGGCACTCTGTTACCTCTTAGAAGAACAAGAAGCAGCCCGGGGCTCATCCTCTGTGGAGGAAGATGCAGAGGAGATTGATGAGGAGAAGCAAATGAAGGGCTTTCTGAATGATTCTGAGAAAATGGCATTTCTGGTGTCTCTTCATCTGGGGGCAGCAGAGAGGTGGTCCATCTTGCAGATGGAGGTAGGAAACCCCCTCTCCAGTGAAGACAAATCTTTCTTGAGAAGATCACAGGGCTTATATGACTCCCTGTCTGAGATAGACATCCTAAGTGCTGTTCTTTGCCATCCCAAGCAGGGCCAGAAGTCAGTCAGGCAGTATGCCACTGACTTCCTACTGCTGGCCCGACATTTGTCCTGGTCTGATGCCATTCTACGGACAAGGTTTCTGGAAGGACTCTCGGAAGCTGTTACCACCAAAATGGGTCGTATCTTCCTGAAGGTGGCTGGCAGCCTAAAGGAGCTGATAGATAGGTCTCTGTACACTGAGTGCCAGCTGGCTGAAGAGAAGGATTCCTCCTCAGGCAACTCAAGCCACGTTGTGCCAACAGCTTGTAAGCGGAAcaatgaagaggccatggagaacGAACTGGGCTCTCAGCAGCAGACTGAGGAG CACCAACATGTTCCCAAACGCTGTTACTACTTGAAAGAACATGGAGACCCCCAAGAGAGTCTTCATGACCACCTTCGACAGAGCGCACAGAAGGCTTCCACCAACAAGTAG